The window CGCCTCGGCCTGGCTGGAGAGGTGCACTGCGGCAAACACCGTGACGTCGAAGCCGAGCTTGCGCGCGTCCAAGAGCCCGCGATAGCCATGGATATACCCCTCCTCCTCCAGCGCCCGGACTCGGCGCAGGCAGGGCGGTGGCGAAATGCCGACGCGCTTGGCCAGCTCGACATTCGTGATTCGACCGTCGGCCTGAATCTCGGTGAGAATTTTCAGGTCGATCTCGTCTAGGTTCCGCGACACGTGATTGGAACTCCTGGCCTTTGCGGCGGTATTGGTGGGTCTGTCGCAATCCTCATAGCGCAGACCACGCACTCGGCGCAATTTTATTGCGCGTGCAGCGCAATCGACTTTTGTTCCCTGTTGGAAAAATCCGCCGACAGGGAATGCAATTCTTGCATAGCTCACCAGAAGGCTTAGATTACCTCTGATATTTCAGCGCCTCCGCGAGGCCTCCCGGCACGTTCCGCGCCCGCGCTGCAGTCCCCCGTGAAAGGCATCTGTCGAAATGTCCGCCGCTGTCCATGCAAAGGTCGTCATCATCGGCTCCGGCCCCGCCGGCTACACGGCGGCGATCTACGCCGCGCGCGCGATGCTCGAGCCGATCCTGATCCAGGGCCTCCAGGCGGGCGGCCAGCTCACCATCACCACCGACGTCGAGAACTATCCGGGTTTCGCCGACGTGATCCAGGGCCCCTGGCTGATGGAGCAGATGGAGAAGCAGGCGCTGCATGTGGGCACCCAGATCAAGACCGATCTGGTGACCAAGCTCGACACCTCGCAGCGACCCTTTCGTCTCACCTGCGATAGCGGTGACGTCTATCTCGCCGACACCGTGATTCTCGCGACCGGCGCCCAGGCGCGCTGGCTCGGGTTGCCGTCCGAAGCAAAATTCCAGGGTGGCGGCGTGTCGGCCTGTGCCACCTGTGACGGCTTCTTCTACCGCAACAAGCAAGTCGTGGTGGTCGGCGGCGGCAATACAGCGGTCGAGGAAGCCCTGTACCTCACCAACCACGCCTCGCAGGTCACCATCGTGCATCGTCGCGATCACTTCCGCGCCGAACGCATCCTGCAGGAGCGTCTGTTCAAGCACCCGAAGATCAAGGTGATATGGGACTCAGCCGTCGACGAAATCTGCGGCACCGAGAACCCGAACAAGGTCACCCATGTGCGACTGAAGAACGTCAAGACCGGCGCCTTGACCGATGTGCCGACCGACGGCGTCTTCGTCGCCATCGGGCATGCCCCGGCGACCGAACTCGTGGCCGGCCAGATCAAGCTGAAGCCGTCGGGCTATGTCGAGGTCGCCCCGAACTCGACCGCGACCTCGGTCCCCGGACTGTTCGCCGCCGGCGACGTCGCCGACGAGACCTATCGTCAAGCGGTCACGGCGGCCGGCCTCGGCTGCATGGCAGCGCTCGAGGCGGAACGATTTT of the Bradyrhizobium sp. WSM1417 genome contains:
- a CDS encoding Lrp/AsnC family transcriptional regulator, producing the protein MSRNLDEIDLKILTEIQADGRITNVELAKRVGISPPPCLRRVRALEEEGYIHGYRGLLDARKLGFDVTVFAAVHLSSQAEADLRAFEEFVRAEPLVRECWMLSGEVDFILKCVAPDMATFQDFVTHLTAAPHVRNVRTSLVLHNSKYEAAVPLDVRGRR
- the trxB gene encoding thioredoxin-disulfide reductase; translated protein: MSAAVHAKVVIIGSGPAGYTAAIYAARAMLEPILIQGLQAGGQLTITTDVENYPGFADVIQGPWLMEQMEKQALHVGTQIKTDLVTKLDTSQRPFRLTCDSGDVYLADTVILATGAQARWLGLPSEAKFQGGGVSACATCDGFFYRNKQVVVVGGGNTAVEEALYLTNHASQVTIVHRRDHFRAERILQERLFKHPKIKVIWDSAVDEICGTENPNKVTHVRLKNVKTGALTDVPTDGVFVAIGHAPATELVAGQIKLKPSGYVEVAPNSTATSVPGLFAAGDVADETYRQAVTAAGLGCMAALEAERFLALRASERAAAE